Proteins encoded together in one Argiope bruennichi chromosome 1, qqArgBrue1.1, whole genome shotgun sequence window:
- the LOC129967431 gene encoding CRISP/Allergen/PR-1-like, whose protein sequence is MRSLFILAFFCLVGWSYSQKCPARYLRFTPVHSFCLPPNPTCEIKRTGVSEVDKKLILKLHNQFRSKVAMGNEHGSLGGSLPQAADMLQMEWDDELAAVAQKWTENCKWGHDCKECRAVGNFAVGQNLVIQDWSPCYGYGCKEPNNDPQWTQALTALYNEVNDYNVNWLGSYEKHDEPKKTGHLTQLIWSRSWRVGCGYSYYKQAGGYHLYYACNYGPGGNIIGEPVYKTGRPCSACPTNTQCSTVGRGANSFAGLCKMTDPNTTPAYPRSSRSIFLCDFTSTDSDCEAEGFGQGRWSVVRSVGGNYKSIVLNGGQSTSFTLTTPITPNADAFCLAITFRKGPLDATYRDESIFKADFKMDYASVNPIQLQLDTTNFMQYKLNLRWRIKTKVGFTFSVPRGAGKHVLDIRRIEAFDGMCN, encoded by the exons ATGCGGTCCTTATTCATTCTCGCATTCTTCTGCCTGGTCGGTTGGTCATACTCACAAAAGTGTCCAGCTCGGTACTTGAGATTTACACCAGTACATTCCTTTTGCCTGCCACCCAACCCGACATGCGAAATCAAGCGCACAGGTGTCTCAGAAGTGGACAAAAAACTGATCTTGAAACTCCACAATCAATTCAGAAGCAAAGTTGCGATGGGGAATGAACATGGGTCTTTAGGAGGAAGTCTGCCACAAGCAGCCGACATGCTTCAGATg GAGTGGGATGATGAACTCGCTGCTGTTGCTCAAAAATGGACTGAAAATTGCAAATGGGGCCATGATTGCAAGGAATGCAGAGCAGTTG gaaaCTTTGCTGTCGGACAAAATCTTGTTATTCAGGATTGGTCACCATGTTACGGTTATGGATGCAAGGAACCGAACAACGATCCTCAGTGGACACAGGCATTGACGGCACTCTATAACGAAGTGAATGACTACAATGTAAACTGGTTAGGCAGTTACGAAAAGCATGACGAACCCAAAAAAACAGGTCATCTGACACAG TTGATATGGTCTAGATCCTGGAGAGTCGGATGCGGTTACTCATATTATAAACAGGCAGGAGGTTATCATCTATATTACGCTTGCAACTATGGACCTGG agGAAATATTATAGGAGAACCTGTGTATAAGACCGGACGACCTTGCTCTGCTTGTCCAACCAATACCCAATGTTCAACTGTAGGCAGAGGAGCAAACAGTTTCGCAGGACTGTGCA AAATGACAGATCCAAACACAACACCAGCTTACCCAAGGAGTTCCAGAAGCATTTTCCTCTGCGATTTTACGAGTACTGACAGTGATTGCGAAGCTGAAGGATTTGGACAGGGTCGATGGTCAGTAGTGCGCTCTGTTGGAG GAAATTACAAATCCATTGTGCTAAATGGCGGACAGTCTACTTCTTTCACATTGACCACGCCCATCACACCGAACGCAGATGCGTTCTGTCTTGCCATAACGTTCCGAAAAGGTCCTCTGGATGCTACATACAGGGATGAAAGTATTTTCAAGGCTGATTTCAAAATGGACTATGCTTCGGTAAATCCCATTCAACTCCAGTTGGACACAACCAATTTCATGCAATATAAATTGAACCTCCGATGGAGAATAAAGACAAAA GTCGGATTTACTTTCTCCGTACCAAGAGGCGCAGGAAAGCATGTTCTAGACATAAGAAGAATTGAAGCTTTCGACGGCATGTGCAATTGA